One window of Methanothermobacter tenebrarum genomic DNA carries:
- a CDS encoding cobaltochelatase subunit CobN: MQKQIIHLTLVIFIFALMGTSFAEDNTTHNESQKTHEILIVSSSPNEIALINKIAEDPDIKDKIKVRAESGRTDSNLSFEIKGDVIIFGTRSGLSAPVWETLKNKLEQAKNRGSTIMICVEPSSRENYAPILNLQTVNTTDPRFIETLKYLNYTSEKNLKNLILYLAVSFCNYTATVEAPEQRPLWGIYHPDAPRIFSNLTDYLEWYATSGRYHPDAPTVGILTTEYTDMLRDGPLLDALIRTFESKNINVIVSTYTYRDPNSLKYLMINDKAIIDAAIVISRGGTLNSQNWTKGIEDLQKLNVTVLNGIRIFSPSVTLADWENNTEGIPAAELYQLSLAEMDGIIEPIVISVKETDPQTGIIYNRPIMYQIEWLVDRTISWMKLKRLDNKDKKIVITYYSEGGGKANVGADIDYYLNAQASIARILQEMEGRGYNLGNGTLPSESELARLMAEIGSNIGTWAPGELEKRVKSGQMILISEDEYIRWFNELPENMQKEVIDAWGPPPGNIMVYTNNTGKYIVIPKLEFGNILLAPEPVWGWLQNNTTLYNTGKLPPTHQLLAFYWWMKKVYHADAILSIFSIVELMPGKATGLSARDWGAIMLQDMPIIHVLPMDAPAIFDKRRANMLIINFMTPVLIPSGLYGNLSELYDNIRLYKETIDETLKAAYKDKIINQSNALGFIYTNGNFDEFLVNVTAYLEDIKKSYIPYGPHILGEVPQGEELIELLLAMLPDELDDATSRLLLKELVLNNQTPEEAQMIVFGNVTQKTTEYLKLAAEYARRINESKNEITSILNALEGAYITPGPRGDPIKNPDALPTGRNPYPFDSRIIPTTTAWETAVKLVDKFLQDHLNQYGSYPTKIAYVLWSCETMRHQGVMEAEIMYLMGVKPVWDSRGRVKDVELITNLNRPRIDVTIITSGLYRDLHMDIITLLDKAVKLAATANDTVNYVKINSEEIYKKLISEGYNETDAWRLSILRIFSEEPGAYSPGIQEAIPASDTWDDREKIANLYLERVSAAYSTDIYGLKVPSVFRENLKDVDVAMFSRSSNLYGALEHPMVAAYFGGLSLAVEKVSGAKPEMYINNLRVDAKIETMSQFLTRDLLTRYLNPKWIGSMINSGYDGARYMDSFVENLWIWQVTKPELVSGSTWDQVHSIYVKDSYNLGLNSFFNSANPYAKASIIARLLETARKGYWNPSEEIKTSLANEYISMVNQYGVACCHHTCGNIVFNQWLVSVSSLNSAALQKFAGVFAAATGAKLVVPGGSETPGQPGVPGTPGQPSPGYTRSQGHGVSPGYTGGQGQASGQTGSGAGNAQGVATAGGAGPGPSARRSGRVFEVSASSAGGSGSQMPFYALLGVIGIVLLIGAGYFLKGHKKI; this comes from the coding sequence ATGCAGAAACAGATTATACACCTCACGCTAGTGATCTTTATATTTGCACTGATGGGAACATCTTTCGCAGAGGACAACACCACACACAATGAAAGCCAGAAGACACACGAGATTCTCATAGTTAGTTCAAGTCCTAACGAGATTGCACTTATCAACAAAATAGCAGAAGATCCCGACATCAAAGACAAAATAAAAGTAAGGGCAGAGAGTGGCAGAACTGACAGCAACCTTTCATTCGAGATTAAAGGGGACGTTATAATCTTCGGTACAAGAAGTGGTCTTTCAGCACCAGTATGGGAAACCCTCAAGAATAAATTAGAACAAGCAAAAAATCGAGGTTCAACAATAATGATCTGTGTAGAGCCATCATCACGTGAAAACTACGCTCCAATCCTAAACCTTCAAACTGTCAATACAACTGACCCACGTTTTATCGAAACTCTCAAATACCTAAACTATACCAGCGAAAAGAACCTAAAGAACCTCATCCTCTACCTAGCAGTTTCCTTCTGTAACTACACAGCTACAGTAGAGGCACCTGAACAGAGACCCCTATGGGGAATATACCATCCAGATGCACCAAGAATATTCAGTAACCTCACAGATTACCTGGAATGGTATGCTACCAGTGGAAGGTACCATCCAGACGCCCCAACCGTCGGTATACTGACCACAGAATACACCGACATGCTAAGGGACGGACCCTTGCTAGATGCCCTTATAAGAACATTTGAATCAAAAAACATCAATGTCATCGTATCCACATACACCTACAGGGACCCCAACTCATTGAAATATCTCATGATAAATGATAAAGCTATCATTGACGCTGCTATAGTGATTTCAAGGGGTGGCACACTAAACTCACAAAACTGGACAAAAGGGATTGAAGATCTTCAAAAACTCAACGTCACAGTCCTAAATGGTATCAGAATATTCTCACCCAGTGTAACCCTAGCAGATTGGGAGAACAATACAGAGGGTATCCCAGCAGCCGAACTTTATCAATTGTCGCTGGCCGAAATGGACGGGATAATAGAGCCAATCGTAATAAGTGTGAAAGAGACCGACCCCCAGACAGGAATCATATACAATAGGCCCATAATGTATCAAATAGAATGGCTCGTGGACAGGACAATCTCATGGATGAAACTCAAAAGACTGGACAACAAAGACAAAAAGATAGTGATAACCTACTACAGCGAGGGTGGCGGTAAAGCCAATGTAGGCGCAGACATCGACTATTACCTCAATGCACAGGCAAGCATAGCAAGGATACTCCAGGAAATGGAGGGAAGAGGATACAACCTCGGCAATGGAACACTACCCTCAGAATCTGAACTTGCAAGACTCATGGCAGAGATAGGCAGCAACATAGGTACATGGGCGCCAGGGGAACTTGAAAAGAGAGTAAAATCTGGCCAAATGATACTGATAAGTGAAGACGAATACATTAGATGGTTTAATGAATTACCAGAAAACATGCAGAAAGAAGTGATTGACGCCTGGGGGCCCCCACCAGGGAACATTATGGTCTACACCAACAACACTGGCAAGTACATTGTAATACCAAAACTAGAATTCGGAAACATACTCCTCGCACCTGAACCAGTGTGGGGCTGGTTGCAGAATAACACTACACTTTACAATACAGGTAAACTTCCACCAACCCACCAGTTACTCGCATTCTACTGGTGGATGAAGAAGGTCTACCATGCAGATGCTATTCTCTCAATATTCAGCATAGTAGAATTGATGCCAGGAAAAGCAACAGGACTTTCAGCCAGAGACTGGGGAGCGATAATGCTCCAAGACATGCCAATTATCCATGTTCTCCCCATGGACGCCCCTGCCATTTTTGACAAACGAAGAGCTAACATGCTCATCATAAATTTCATGACCCCCGTACTCATACCATCAGGACTCTACGGGAACCTTTCAGAACTATATGATAACATCAGACTCTACAAGGAAACAATCGATGAAACACTAAAAGCAGCCTACAAGGACAAAATCATAAATCAAAGCAACGCCCTTGGATTCATCTACACTAACGGTAATTTTGATGAATTCCTTGTGAACGTTACAGCCTACCTTGAGGACATAAAGAAAAGTTACATACCATACGGCCCTCACATACTAGGGGAGGTGCCCCAGGGGGAGGAACTCATCGAATTGCTCCTGGCAATGCTCCCCGATGAATTAGATGATGCAACATCAAGACTTCTCCTAAAAGAACTGGTGCTCAACAACCAAACCCCTGAAGAAGCCCAGATGATCGTATTCGGCAATGTGACGCAGAAAACAACAGAATACCTTAAACTTGCAGCAGAATACGCCAGAAGAATTAATGAATCTAAAAATGAGATTACAAGCATACTAAACGCCCTCGAAGGCGCATACATAACCCCAGGACCAAGAGGAGACCCCATAAAAAACCCTGATGCACTCCCCACAGGAAGAAATCCCTATCCATTCGATTCAAGGATCATACCAACCACGACCGCATGGGAGACGGCAGTGAAACTCGTAGACAAGTTCCTCCAGGATCACCTCAACCAATATGGAAGCTACCCCACAAAAATCGCCTATGTTCTATGGTCCTGTGAAACCATGAGACATCAAGGAGTCATGGAAGCTGAAATAATGTACCTCATGGGTGTAAAACCTGTCTGGGACTCTCGGGGCAGAGTTAAGGACGTTGAACTTATAACCAACCTCAACAGGCCACGCATCGATGTCACAATCATCACATCCGGACTCTACAGAGACCTCCATATGGACATAATAACACTCCTTGATAAAGCTGTAAAACTTGCTGCAACAGCCAATGACACAGTAAACTACGTTAAGATCAACTCAGAGGAAATCTACAAAAAACTAATATCAGAAGGTTACAATGAAACAGATGCATGGAGACTATCCATCCTAAGAATATTCTCAGAAGAACCAGGCGCCTATTCACCCGGAATCCAGGAGGCCATCCCTGCAAGTGACACCTGGGATGATAGAGAAAAGATAGCCAACCTCTACTTGGAAAGGGTTTCAGCAGCCTACAGTACAGATATATACGGGTTAAAAGTTCCATCAGTCTTTAGGGAGAACCTCAAGGATGTGGATGTTGCTATGTTCAGCAGGAGTTCAAACCTCTATGGTGCACTTGAACACCCCATGGTGGCTGCATACTTCGGTGGCCTCAGCCTCGCAGTGGAAAAAGTTTCAGGAGCAAAACCAGAGATGTACATAAACAACCTACGAGTTGATGCAAAAATAGAAACAATGAGTCAGTTCCTTACAAGGGACCTTCTAACAAGATACCTCAACCCGAAATGGATCGGAAGCATGATAAATAGTGGCTATGATGGTGCAAGGTACATGGACTCCTTTGTAGAGAACCTCTGGATATGGCAAGTTACAAAGCCTGAACTGGTATCTGGATCTACATGGGACCAAGTACATAGTATTTATGTAAAGGACAGTTACAACCTTGGACTTAACAGTTTCTTCAACAGTGCAAACCCCTATGCGAAAGCTTCCATAATCGCAAGGCTTCTTGAAACTGCACGGAAGGGGTACTGGAACCCATCTGAAGAAATTAAAACCTCACTTGCTAACGAGTACATCAGCATGGTAAACCAGTATGGTGTGGCTTGTTGTCATCACACCTGTGGTAATATTGTGTTTAATCAGTGGCTTGTGAGTGTTTCATCATTGAATTCTGCGGCTCTTCAAAAATTTGCAGGTGTTTTTGCAGCGGCTACTGGAGCGAAACTCGTTGTTCCAGGCGGGTCAGAGACTCCCGGACAACCAGGCGTGCCGGGCACCCCAGGACAACCAAGTCCTGGTTATACTCGTAGTCAGGGGCATGGTGTGAGTCCCGGTTATACTGGTGGTCAAGGACAGGCAAGTGGACAAACCGGTTCAGGAGCTGGAAATGCCCAAGGAGTTGCCACGGCTGGGGGTGCAGGGCCAGGACCATCTGCAAGGAGAAGTGGCAGGGTTTTTGAGGTCTCAGCATCATCTGCAGGGGGTTCAGGGAGTCAAATGCCATTTTATGCACTACTAGGTGTCATAGGCATCGTACTCCTCATAGGCGCCGGTTACTTCCTCAAAGGACACAAAAAAATATAA
- a CDS encoding energy-coupling factor ABC transporter permease, with the protein MHIPDGIIPLWQSAIYWTLALINLGIFFYIFSHKTDKEMRIVATGLFAAAAVAVSSISIPSPFGVPVHFFLIPLAVIILGPLTAVLVATLCLIIQFFILGMGGITSMGANILTMGIGLGIGTFAVYRIIRELDISLAVFSATFLGIMVATTVHIMVLFAAGVASAEMLMATLIPFYIFVAVIEGVANIFIVSFIGRIKPELITMDKV; encoded by the coding sequence TTGCACATACCTGACGGGATTATACCATTATGGCAGTCCGCAATTTACTGGACCCTAGCTCTCATCAATCTTGGCATATTTTTCTATATCTTCTCACATAAAACAGATAAAGAGATGAGAATAGTTGCAACAGGTCTATTTGCAGCTGCAGCGGTGGCTGTTTCCTCAATATCTATACCCTCACCCTTTGGCGTTCCAGTGCACTTCTTCCTCATACCACTTGCAGTGATAATCCTCGGACCCCTCACAGCGGTTCTAGTGGCAACCCTCTGCCTCATCATCCAATTCTTCATCCTGGGCATGGGCGGGATAACAAGTATGGGTGCCAATATCCTTACAATGGGTATCGGACTTGGAATAGGTACTTTTGCTGTTTACAGGATAATCAGGGAACTCGATATAAGTTTGGCGGTCTTCTCAGCCACCTTCTTGGGTATAATGGTTGCAACAACAGTCCATATCATGGTCCTCTTTGCAGCGGGTGTTGCAAGTGCTGAAATGCTCATGGCCACCTTGATACCATTCTACATATTTGTAGCTGTCATAGAGGGGGTTGCAAACATATTCATAGTCTCATTCATAGGAAGGATAAAACCAGAACTTATCACAATGGATAAAGTGTAA
- a CDS encoding FmdE family protein, whose translation MKRQYYMILIALLFAMALTGSASATNSTCEVGVKINYEYDDDNGQINPTIQELIDEKGTKINFTKTFDPAANITKIIYQYNNITNTTKFQIKITAPGYKTLTHEFTLNDYGSYYAQHLSLTMEATEAYKIGREITKKADQILNFTKTGEVLVITTAGSAYYKNSTTEDVLEGILNQARGIISYGKGNLLLLRKTRLDPLDFAFIVKKGNDLILAYFKNANQTPIYIGTVSQNMTKEQYQKLQEKLGDDAFPIASLANAWALGLSADILREAAFHGHVCMGTISGYAMIETLLKYYPPSTGTGGAEASSYIVIGIPGGSDDDVFVYAMDATPGKRSYIGYNTTDDPNMVGFIRWNSNTKTGTLIIMSYDLQDLISKYKQETGATEVSELKFNAWAVKKLITDPESLVKILYAFDNLTEEQVNYLAGGVGSTTVQDAHGLDMEYILSQSNLVNAIPDNKTYTKGNLDYNQLKEIGIEAANLAKELFQQAGIQLEKDSLELLVLTSAGYARLNGQDTSPVWDGVYEVLGSRLSRKTLLPVHSALWGQLWFTFIIKSGSYTSDIIGKSGGFGKFSFNITEEDEILYAIQLIYDPIKGFIISNDTRGPVYDIGAGWNYTNPTVSKVFKNWNSIVTIANAWSYDPPFDMLMVYLFHNHVCPGVSPSYLIADYIYENYPRGENEKYIYVTTTDYCKDDGLLLLLGVSPGQGTYYNQRLLNTSSSSVEGGQMEGILIIWDEKLNIGKAVIITFKWPGFESGTNGLRAYIDWYKGKEPTGVRSSYIVTTETVKYITRDEMNMILSGAAGSPSGNALGYIMGLPDRQLSELVPAVPGTPGVPGTPGSPGVPGTPGTPGVPGLPGVSSGSGVSPGFVGSFVGAVSSSGGVAAASPGRGSGHGRAYEVTRASSGGSAGSGWYVYGVIGGLLLIGLAAFGFLRGGFKT comes from the coding sequence ATGAAAAGACAGTATTACATGATTCTAATAGCTCTTCTCTTTGCCATGGCCTTAACAGGTTCAGCATCGGCAACAAATAGTACATGCGAGGTAGGAGTGAAAATCAATTACGAATACGACGATGATAACGGGCAAATAAACCCCACCATCCAGGAACTCATCGATGAAAAGGGGACAAAAATCAACTTCACAAAAACCTTTGACCCAGCAGCCAACATAACCAAAATAATATACCAATACAATAACATCACCAACACTACAAAATTCCAGATAAAAATCACAGCACCAGGCTATAAAACCCTCACCCATGAATTCACACTCAATGATTACGGTTCCTATTATGCACAGCACCTATCACTCACAATGGAAGCCACAGAAGCCTACAAAATAGGAAGAGAAATCACCAAAAAGGCAGATCAAATACTGAACTTCACAAAAACAGGTGAAGTCCTCGTAATAACAACAGCAGGCAGCGCATACTACAAAAACAGTACAACAGAAGACGTTCTCGAAGGCATACTCAATCAAGCCCGTGGAATAATAAGCTATGGTAAAGGAAACCTACTATTACTTAGAAAAACCCGCCTAGACCCCCTCGACTTCGCATTCATCGTGAAAAAAGGAAACGACCTAATCCTAGCATACTTCAAAAACGCCAACCAAACACCAATCTACATTGGAACAGTATCACAGAACATGACAAAAGAACAATACCAGAAACTCCAAGAAAAACTTGGAGATGACGCATTCCCAATAGCCAGCCTAGCAAATGCCTGGGCACTAGGATTATCAGCTGACATACTAAGAGAAGCAGCATTCCACGGCCACGTCTGCATGGGAACCATAAGCGGCTACGCGATGATAGAAACACTACTCAAATACTACCCCCCAAGTACAGGCACAGGAGGTGCCGAAGCATCCAGTTATATAGTTATTGGAATCCCCGGCGGTTCAGACGATGACGTATTCGTATATGCGATGGATGCAACCCCTGGAAAGAGATCATACATTGGATACAACACCACAGATGATCCTAATATGGTAGGATTTATACGTTGGAATTCAAACACGAAGACAGGGACGCTTATAATAATGTCATATGACCTTCAAGACCTCATCAGCAAATACAAACAGGAAACCGGAGCAACAGAAGTTTCAGAACTCAAATTCAACGCATGGGCGGTCAAAAAACTAATAACAGACCCAGAATCGCTAGTAAAAATACTCTATGCATTTGACAATCTCACAGAAGAACAAGTTAATTACCTTGCAGGTGGAGTGGGAAGCACAACAGTCCAAGATGCTCATGGACTAGACATGGAATACATTCTAAGCCAGAGCAACCTTGTAAATGCGATACCCGACAATAAAACATACACCAAGGGTAATTTAGATTACAACCAATTAAAAGAGATAGGTATCGAAGCCGCCAATTTAGCAAAGGAACTATTCCAACAAGCAGGCATACAATTAGAAAAGGACAGCCTCGAACTCCTAGTATTGACATCAGCAGGCTACGCACGCCTAAACGGCCAAGACACAAGTCCAGTATGGGATGGAGTCTATGAAGTGTTAGGGTCAAGACTTAGCCGAAAAACATTACTACCAGTCCATAGTGCACTATGGGGACAACTATGGTTCACATTCATAATAAAAAGCGGAAGCTACACATCAGACATCATAGGCAAATCTGGCGGATTCGGAAAATTCTCATTCAACATCACAGAAGAAGACGAAATACTCTATGCCATACAGCTAATCTACGATCCAATCAAAGGATTCATAATATCAAATGATACCAGGGGACCAGTATATGACATAGGAGCCGGATGGAATTACACCAACCCAACGGTGTCCAAAGTTTTCAAAAACTGGAATAGTATAGTCACAATTGCAAATGCATGGTCCTATGACCCACCATTCGACATGCTAATGGTCTACTTATTCCACAACCACGTCTGCCCAGGAGTATCACCAAGCTACCTCATAGCAGACTACATCTACGAAAATTATCCTCGAGGAGAAAATGAAAAATACATTTACGTGACAACAACAGACTACTGCAAAGACGATGGGCTACTATTACTTCTAGGCGTATCACCAGGGCAAGGAACATACTACAACCAGAGACTACTTAACACGAGCTCATCTTCCGTTGAAGGCGGACAAATGGAAGGTATACTAATAATCTGGGACGAAAAATTAAACATCGGAAAAGCAGTGATAATAACATTCAAATGGCCAGGATTCGAAAGCGGAACAAATGGTCTTAGGGCCTATATAGACTGGTACAAAGGAAAAGAACCTACTGGTGTGCGCTCATCATACATAGTAACCACTGAAACAGTAAAGTATATTACAAGAGATGAAATGAACATGATCCTTTCTGGAGCCGCAGGTTCGCCTTCAGGCAATGCACTAGGATATATCATGGGATTGCCAGATCGTCAACTTTCAGAGTTGGTGCCCGCTGTCCCTGGCACTCCTGGTGTTCCAGGCACTCCGGGTTCTCCTGGTGTTCCAGGCACTCCAGGCACTCCGGGCGTTCCAGGGTTGCCTGGTGTTTCTAGTGGTTCTGGTGTTTCTCCTGGTTTCGTGGGTTCTTTTGTAGGTGCTGTTTCAAGTTCTGGTGGGGTGGCTGCTGCTTCTCCTGGTAGAGGAAGTGGGCATGGTAGGGCTTATGAGGTTACGAGGGCTTCTAGTGGTGGTTCAGCTGGTAGTGGATGGTACGTTTATGGTGTCATAGGGGGTCTGCTGTTGATCGGCCTCGCAGCCTTCGGATTCCTCAGAGGCGGCTTCAAAACCTAA
- a CDS encoding helicase C-terminal domain-containing protein, with protein MLKNRIGGLTFPSKILKLSREDLKKDYPHIPDQIIENFPFQKPRPGQLDIIDDIYEAIEEGYKYIILEAGTGTGKSAIAVTLARIYQPAYILTMTKQLQDQYAQEFRIPTVKGRANFYCRNDDFESTCDIGTCQTTPSSEDFHCPYGVNRGETLFFKKLAFRDSHGGKFYFRSSEHCQYWEQKADGINSPITLMNYDYALLELNYVGHFGKRELMVLDEAHNIENKLMQRLEVNLSNKRLEKDIKKRIPQSMFEEDDPREWILPLEAISQDYKDLDKSQMPKRRANRMKRMIKRLDELKKSLENEPENWVIDTENEKVSFKPLQVTKYAPDYLFSHANTCLFMSATILSDRMFCQWLGINPKESYFIKVDSPFPASRRPIELKLVGKMSKNRIKDTAPKTLPILKRILERHKYDKGLIHTHNYRCQKFILDNMDDKRLIGHNTANREEMLDYFEKSNAPLVLVSPSMSEGVDLPYDKCRFQVIYKIPFPYLGDKQVNTRQQRDKKWYAYKTVMTLMQAYGRGMRAHDDECYTYILDANITMLFRSPLYRALLPEFFKEAIIPK; from the coding sequence ATGCTAAAAAATAGAATAGGAGGGCTAACATTCCCCAGTAAAATCCTAAAATTATCCCGGGAAGATCTTAAAAAAGATTATCCCCATATACCAGATCAGATCATAGAGAATTTCCCATTTCAAAAGCCAAGACCCGGCCAATTAGATATAATAGATGACATCTATGAGGCCATAGAAGAAGGCTACAAGTATATCATCCTAGAGGCCGGGACCGGAACAGGAAAATCAGCGATAGCAGTTACACTCGCAAGGATATACCAGCCCGCGTATATCCTTACAATGACGAAACAACTGCAAGACCAATATGCTCAGGAATTTAGGATCCCAACTGTTAAAGGGAGAGCAAATTTTTATTGCAGAAATGATGATTTTGAATCCACCTGTGACATCGGAACATGTCAAACCACACCATCATCTGAAGATTTCCACTGCCCATATGGTGTAAACCGGGGGGAGACACTATTCTTCAAAAAATTAGCATTCAGGGACTCCCACGGGGGTAAGTTTTACTTCAGGTCAAGTGAACATTGCCAATATTGGGAGCAGAAAGCTGATGGTATAAACAGTCCCATAACCCTTATGAATTATGATTACGCCCTCCTAGAATTAAATTACGTGGGCCACTTTGGAAAAAGGGAATTGATGGTGTTGGATGAAGCCCATAACATAGAAAACAAGCTCATGCAAAGACTTGAAGTAAACCTTTCCAATAAAAGACTGGAAAAGGATATAAAAAAGAGAATACCCCAATCAATGTTCGAAGAAGACGACCCAAGAGAGTGGATACTCCCATTAGAGGCCATATCACAGGATTACAAGGACCTGGACAAGAGTCAGATGCCGAAAAGGCGGGCTAATAGGATGAAGAGGATGATAAAACGCCTAGACGAGCTTAAAAAGAGCCTTGAAAACGAACCAGAAAATTGGGTTATAGACACAGAAAACGAGAAAGTATCATTCAAGCCACTCCAGGTCACTAAATATGCCCCAGATTACCTCTTCTCACATGCGAACACATGCTTGTTTATGAGTGCAACAATACTCTCAGATAGAATGTTCTGTCAATGGCTTGGCATCAACCCCAAGGAATCATACTTTATAAAAGTTGACAGTCCATTCCCGGCCTCGAGACGACCCATAGAATTAAAACTTGTCGGAAAAATGTCGAAGAATAGGATAAAGGACACAGCACCCAAAACCCTTCCCATATTAAAAAGGATACTAGAAAGGCACAAATATGACAAGGGACTCATACACACCCACAATTATCGTTGCCAAAAATTTATACTAGATAATATGGATGATAAACGCCTCATAGGACATAATACAGCCAACCGCGAAGAGATGTTAGATTATTTCGAAAAAAGCAACGCACCACTGGTCCTTGTGAGCCCATCAATGAGTGAGGGCGTCGACCTCCCCTATGATAAATGCAGGTTCCAAGTGATCTATAAAATACCATTTCCCTATCTTGGAGACAAACAAGTTAACACTCGGCAACAAAGAGACAAAAAATGGTACGCCTACAAAACCGTCATGACCCTCATGCAAGCCTATGGTAGGGGCATGCGCGCCCATGACGATGAATGTTACACTTATATCCTCGACGCCAATATAACAATGCTCTTCAGAAGCCCACTATACCGCGCACTGTTACCAGAATTCTTCAAAGAAGCCATAATACCCAAATAA
- the cobI gene encoding precorrin-2 C(20)-methyltransferase yields MDNGKLIGVGVGPGDSELLTVKAVRILGSVPVICAPRSSEDKPSRALSIIKGVLADRDDYRLLEPVFPMTRDVDELERHWDEAAGLVINELSKGDDVAFVTLGDPSLYSTFSYLQSRVEDLGFKVEMVPGVTSFTSCAASASMTLVEGDEILVVLPRVDERFKEIISYADTCIIMKTPRHGGELENIIAEDPRAKKIISVQNCSMEDEKIQEGFIKDANYLSTTIVKFKNSRG; encoded by the coding sequence TTGGATAATGGAAAGCTTATTGGTGTTGGTGTAGGGCCTGGGGATAGTGAACTTCTCACAGTCAAGGCTGTTAGGATTCTTGGGAGTGTGCCGGTGATATGCGCGCCAAGATCCTCTGAGGATAAACCTAGCAGGGCCCTTTCGATAATTAAGGGTGTGTTGGCTGATAGGGATGATTATAGGCTGCTCGAACCCGTATTCCCAATGACAAGGGATGTTGATGAGCTTGAGCGACATTGGGATGAGGCTGCCGGGCTTGTTATCAATGAACTATCAAAGGGGGATGATGTTGCATTCGTAACACTTGGCGATCCCTCATTGTATAGTACGTTTTCTTATCTTCAAAGCCGTGTAGAAGATCTTGGATTCAAGGTTGAAATGGTACCAGGTGTAACGTCATTTACAAGTTGTGCTGCCAGCGCTTCCATGACACTAGTTGAAGGTGATGAAATACTAGTAGTGTTGCCTAGGGTCGATGAGAGATTCAAAGAGATAATATCCTATGCTGACACTTGTATTATAATGAAAACCCCAAGACATGGAGGTGAATTGGAGAATATAATAGCTGAAGACCCAAGGGCAAAGAAGATAATATCTGTCCAGAATTGTAGCATGGAAGATGAAAAGATCCAGGAAGGCTTTATAAAAGATGCGAATTATCTTTCAACAACAATAGTGAAATTCAAAAATAGTAGAGGATAA
- a CDS encoding thioredoxin family protein, with protein MVKIEVFTAEPPCPGCLKLLELADEIQKEYPDIEVIKHVGPSEAYERYNLTVVPAVVAEEGLIKVMGVCPSKETMIAILKEMGV; from the coding sequence ATGGTTAAAATTGAAGTATTTACTGCCGAGCCGCCATGTCCAGGTTGCCTGAAACTACTAGAATTAGCGGATGAAATCCAAAAAGAATACCCTGACATAGAGGTTATAAAGCATGTCGGACCATCAGAGGCCTATGAGAGATATAATTTGACTGTTGTCCCGGCTGTGGTCGCGGAAGAAGGTTTGATCAAGGTAATGGGGGTTTGCCCAAGTAAGGAGACAATGATTGCAATACTAAAGGAGATGGGAGTGTAG
- a CDS encoding thioredoxin family protein: MEVVVKIFGTTPPCQKCKLAEKIADRMAKKFKSIKVERFDALSEEGDKYGVMVTPAIVVNDKIIATGKVPSEEKMEEIIKKELEG; the protein is encoded by the coding sequence ATGGAAGTTGTAGTAAAAATCTTCGGGACAACACCACCTTGTCAAAAGTGTAAATTGGCTGAAAAGATAGCGGATAGGATGGCTAAAAAGTTCAAAAGTATTAAAGTAGAAAGATTCGATGCGTTAAGTGAAGAGGGGGACAAATATGGTGTAATGGTCACGCCAGCCATAGTGGTAAATGACAAGATCATCGCCACGGGAAAAGTCCCCTCAGAAGAAAAAATGGAGGAAATAATCAAAAAGGAACTAGAAGGATAG